The Streptomyces sp. NBC_00224 genome has a window encoding:
- a CDS encoding NADP-dependent oxidoreductase, with amino-acid sequence MRAVIQKSFGGPEVLKLVEVERPKPLGGELLVKVHASAVNPVDVAVRSGAYPLLGEPPFGVGWDISGVVEEAGPGARFEVGDEVYGMPFFPRAANAYAEYVLVPSHQVARKPASVDHVHAAAIPLAALTAWQGLVQAAGVKAGDRVLIHRAAGGVGHFAVQIAKARGAHVIALASAARHDFVRGLGADEVIDNRTTDVTEAVKDADIVFDSAAQGDLLLDSVRPGGTLVSILEHGDAELAARVEAAGRRFAGISVEPDHAALEAIAELVDAGAIRPYVEETFPLEEAAKAHELVGAGHVQGKIVLTV; translated from the coding sequence GTGCGTGCAGTGATCCAGAAGTCCTTCGGCGGTCCCGAGGTTCTCAAGCTCGTGGAGGTCGAGCGGCCCAAGCCGCTGGGCGGCGAGCTCCTCGTCAAGGTGCACGCCAGCGCGGTCAACCCGGTGGACGTGGCCGTCAGGTCCGGTGCCTACCCGCTGCTCGGCGAGCCGCCGTTCGGCGTCGGCTGGGACATCTCCGGGGTGGTCGAGGAGGCCGGCCCCGGCGCCCGGTTCGAGGTGGGCGACGAGGTGTACGGGATGCCGTTCTTCCCCCGCGCCGCCAACGCGTACGCCGAGTACGTCCTGGTCCCGTCCCACCAGGTGGCCCGCAAGCCCGCCTCCGTCGACCACGTGCACGCCGCCGCCATCCCGCTCGCGGCGCTCACGGCCTGGCAGGGCCTGGTGCAGGCGGCGGGCGTCAAGGCGGGCGACCGGGTGCTGATCCACCGGGCGGCCGGCGGCGTCGGGCACTTCGCGGTGCAGATCGCCAAGGCGCGCGGCGCCCATGTGATCGCCCTGGCCAGTGCGGCCCGGCACGACTTCGTGCGCGGCCTCGGCGCCGACGAGGTCATCGACAACCGGACCACCGACGTCACCGAGGCCGTCAAGGACGCCGACATAGTCTTCGACTCCGCGGCCCAGGGCGACCTCTTGCTGGATTCGGTACGCCCCGGCGGCACCCTCGTCTCCATCCTGGAGCACGGCGACGCGGAGCTCGCCGCGCGCGTCGAGGCGGCCGGGCGGCGCTTCGCGGGCATCTCCGTCGAGCCGGACCACGCGGCCCTTGAGGCGATCGCCGAGCTGGTCGACGCGGGTGCGATCCGTCCGTACGTGGAGGAGACGTTCCCGCTGGAGGAGGCCGCCAAGGCGCACGAGCTCGTCGGCGCGGGACACGTCCAGGGCAAGATTGTCCTGACGGTCTGA
- a CDS encoding PQQ-binding-like beta-propeller repeat protein has translation MGPDDPATVGPYRLVAQLGSGGMGRVYLGYSPSGRKVAIKVIRPEYVQDPAFRQRFAREVIASRAVSDFFTAGVVDADPEGARPWLATAYIPGPSLQRAVQKSGPFPERSVRALGAALVEALTAIHGASLIHRDLKPANVLLAQDGPRVIDFGISRLCEHSGLTLTGTTIGSPGYMSPEQIQGYRVEPSSDVFSLGSVLAYAATGTSPFGEASVPALLYRVVNEQPDLQAVPTGLRDLIGWCLAKKAADRPELPALMHALTGGRSPVELLAPGWLPEPWHGEDTAPALPDAPTSTTASPVSVPLRPQQSPDRPEATRGRPVGRRRVLYSAVGALAAGGAAAVGWALTRGGEPSGARSPRWRFATTGTVLSYPGVAGDLVYAASNDGTLYALNTADGRRRWAYTTGSAIGSAPAVLGGSVYLGGDDRVLYAFDARSGAVRWRFTTQGIVHTPVVTGGVAYVGSADHRLYAVDVASGRRRWAFTAGNDTHSPAVSGESVYVGSSDTNLYSVNAATGEKQWAFTTRGAVSGIPAVASGLVHFGSTDGGLYAVDTGTGKQVWRFEGASVGSSPAIARGLVYVGGGKALYALEAATGKTVWTFMAAGDVHTPAVAGAMVYVGSDDSRLYALNAATGKELWSFLAPGPVHSPAVAQDTVYFGCDDSALYAVRL, from the coding sequence TTGGGGCCTGACGACCCGGCCACCGTGGGGCCGTACCGGCTGGTCGCCCAGCTGGGCAGCGGTGGCATGGGCCGGGTCTACCTCGGGTACTCCCCCAGTGGCCGCAAGGTGGCGATCAAGGTCATCCGGCCGGAGTACGTCCAGGACCCGGCCTTCCGGCAGCGGTTCGCCCGTGAAGTGATCGCCTCCCGTGCCGTGAGCGACTTCTTCACGGCCGGGGTGGTCGACGCCGACCCCGAGGGAGCCCGGCCGTGGCTGGCGACGGCGTACATTCCGGGCCCCTCCCTGCAGCGGGCGGTGCAGAAGAGCGGCCCGTTCCCCGAGCGGTCCGTCAGGGCGCTCGGCGCGGCGCTGGTGGAGGCGCTCACCGCGATCCACGGCGCGTCCCTCATCCACCGGGATCTCAAGCCCGCCAATGTGCTGCTCGCCCAGGACGGGCCGCGCGTCATCGACTTCGGGATCTCCCGGCTCTGCGAGCACAGCGGGCTGACCCTGACCGGCACCACGATCGGCTCACCCGGCTATATGTCGCCCGAGCAGATCCAGGGGTACCGGGTCGAGCCGTCGTCCGACGTGTTCTCGCTGGGTTCGGTGCTGGCCTACGCGGCGACGGGGACCAGCCCGTTCGGGGAGGCGTCGGTACCGGCGCTGCTGTACCGGGTGGTGAACGAGCAGCCCGATCTCCAGGCGGTGCCCACGGGGTTGCGCGACCTGATCGGCTGGTGCCTGGCGAAGAAGGCCGCCGACCGCCCGGAACTGCCCGCGCTGATGCACGCCCTGACCGGCGGGCGGTCACCGGTGGAGTTGCTCGCCCCGGGCTGGCTGCCGGAGCCGTGGCACGGCGAGGATACGGCGCCGGCCCTTCCGGACGCGCCGACCTCGACGACCGCGTCGCCCGTCTCCGTACCCCTGCGCCCCCAGCAGTCGCCGGACCGGCCGGAAGCCACCCGTGGGCGGCCGGTCGGCCGTCGGCGTGTGCTGTACAGCGCCGTCGGCGCCCTGGCGGCCGGTGGCGCGGCGGCCGTCGGCTGGGCACTCACGCGCGGCGGCGAGCCGTCCGGGGCGAGGTCGCCGCGCTGGCGCTTCGCGACCACCGGCACGGTCCTGTCGTACCCCGGAGTGGCGGGTGACCTGGTGTACGCGGCGAGCAACGACGGCACCCTGTACGCGCTGAACACGGCCGACGGACGGCGGCGTTGGGCGTACACGACCGGTTCGGCGATCGGCTCCGCGCCCGCCGTGCTGGGCGGCAGCGTCTATCTGGGCGGCGACGACCGCGTCCTGTACGCCTTCGACGCGCGCTCGGGGGCGGTCCGTTGGCGGTTCACGACCCAGGGCATCGTCCACACCCCGGTGGTGACCGGCGGCGTCGCCTACGTCGGCAGCGCCGACCACCGGCTGTACGCCGTCGACGTGGCCTCCGGCAGGCGCCGCTGGGCCTTCACCGCCGGAAACGACACCCACTCCCCCGCCGTGTCCGGTGAGTCGGTGTACGTGGGCAGCAGCGACACCAACCTGTACTCGGTGAACGCGGCCACCGGCGAGAAGCAGTGGGCGTTCACCACCCGGGGCGCCGTGTCCGGTATCCCGGCCGTGGCGAGCGGCCTGGTCCACTTCGGCAGCACCGACGGGGGTCTGTACGCGGTGGACACGGGCACCGGGAAGCAGGTCTGGCGGTTCGAGGGCGCGTCCGTCGGCTCCAGCCCGGCGATCGCCAGGGGGTTGGTGTACGTGGGAGGCGGCAAGGCGCTGTACGCGCTGGAGGCCGCCACCGGGAAGACCGTCTGGACGTTCATGGCCGCCGGCGATGTGCACACCCCGGCGGTGGCGGGAGCGATGGTGTACGTGGGCAGCGACGACAGCAGGCTGTACGCGCTGAACGCCGCGACGGGCAAGGAGCTCTGGAGCTTTCTCGCCCCCGGTCCGGTGCACTCCCCGGCCGTCGCACAGGACACGGTGTACTTCGGCTGCGACGACAGTGCCCTGTACGCCGTTCGCCTCTGA
- the fusA gene encoding elongation factor G, which translates to MRTNLRPHPTRPLTVIRNLGILAHVDAGKTTVTERILYATGATHKRGEVHNGTTVTDFDPQERDRGITIFAAAVSCDWDGHRINLIDTPGHVDFSDEVERSLRVLDGAVAVFDAVAGVEPQSESVWRQADRHQVPRIAFVNKLDRAGADLDTAVASIRDRLHTVPLVVQLPIGREDGFTGVVDLVRMRALVWGAGGEAYQEGPVPDGLREEALRRRRLLEEAVAELHPVALEEFCAGAALRDATLAAALRDLTRGGEGVVVLCGSAYRNRGIEPLLDAAVAYLPSPLDVPAVRGTLGGEVRERAADPAAPFAGLVFKVTATATGRLTYVRVYAGTIEKGDTVLDATAGRTERIGRILRVQADRNTEVDRALAGDIVAVIGPKSARAGATLCAPDAPVVFEPPSVAAPVVSVAVEACRSLDTDRLASALAQLVEEDPSLAVRTDAETGQTVLSGMGELHLEVAVEKIRRAQGLELSVGRPQVAYRETVARGVSALLYRHVKQEGGAGQFAHVVLDVEPLDAAEATGGNAEGFVFRSAVTGGRVPQEYVRAVEAGCRDALAEGPLGGHPVTGLRVTLTDGATHAKDSSEMAFRTAGRFALREALRTSTMALLEPVIEVTVTVPDSAVGAVLGDLAARRGRVSGSVARAGTAVVTATVPLAELFGYASRLRGRTQGRGTFTTRPAGYAQVPAGVADTLLTR; encoded by the coding sequence GTGCGTACCAACCTCCGACCCCACCCCACCCGTCCGCTGACCGTCATACGGAATCTCGGCATCCTCGCCCACGTGGACGCGGGCAAGACCACCGTCACCGAACGCATCCTGTACGCGACCGGCGCCACCCACAAACGGGGTGAGGTCCACAACGGCACGACCGTCACCGACTTCGACCCGCAGGAGCGCGACCGCGGCATCACCATCTTCGCCGCGGCCGTCAGCTGCGACTGGGACGGTCACCGGATCAATCTCATCGACACACCCGGCCACGTCGACTTCTCCGACGAGGTGGAGCGCTCGCTGCGGGTGCTCGACGGTGCCGTCGCCGTGTTCGACGCGGTCGCGGGCGTCGAGCCGCAGAGCGAGTCGGTGTGGCGGCAGGCCGACCGGCACCAGGTGCCCCGGATCGCGTTCGTGAACAAGCTGGACCGCGCCGGTGCCGACCTGGACACGGCGGTCGCGTCGATCCGGGACCGGCTGCACACGGTCCCGCTCGTCGTCCAGCTGCCGATCGGTCGGGAGGACGGCTTCACCGGCGTGGTGGATCTGGTGCGCATGCGCGCGCTCGTCTGGGGCGCGGGCGGCGAGGCGTACCAGGAAGGCCCGGTCCCCGACGGCCTGCGCGAGGAGGCACTGCGGCGGCGCCGACTGCTCGAAGAGGCGGTGGCGGAGCTCCACCCGGTCGCCCTGGAGGAGTTCTGCGCCGGTGCGGCGCTGCGGGACGCCACCTTGGCCGCGGCGCTGCGCGACCTCACGCGCGGTGGCGAGGGCGTCGTGGTGCTGTGCGGCTCGGCGTACCGCAACCGCGGGATCGAGCCGCTGCTCGACGCCGCGGTGGCCTACCTTCCGTCCCCGCTGGACGTGCCCGCCGTACGGGGCACCCTGGGCGGGGAGGTGCGGGAGCGGGCCGCCGACCCGGCCGCGCCCTTCGCCGGGCTCGTCTTCAAGGTGACCGCGACCGCCACCGGCCGCCTCACCTATGTGCGTGTGTACGCCGGAACCATCGAGAAGGGAGACACCGTGCTGGACGCCACGGCCGGGCGCACCGAGCGCATCGGGCGGATCCTGCGCGTACAGGCGGATCGGAACACCGAGGTGGACCGGGCGCTCGCCGGGGACATCGTCGCCGTGATCGGGCCCAAGTCGGCCCGCGCCGGGGCAACTTTGTGCGCACCGGACGCACCGGTCGTCTTCGAACCGCCGTCCGTCGCGGCCCCGGTCGTGTCGGTGGCGGTCGAGGCCTGCAGGAGCCTCGACACGGACCGGCTGGCCTCGGCGCTGGCCCAACTCGTCGAGGAGGACCCCTCGTTGGCGGTGCGAACGGATGCCGAGACCGGGCAGACGGTGCTGTCCGGGATGGGCGAGCTGCATCTGGAGGTCGCGGTGGAGAAGATCCGCCGCGCCCAGGGCCTGGAGCTGAGCGTCGGGCGGCCGCAGGTCGCCTATCGCGAGACGGTTGCCCGTGGGGTGTCCGCACTGCTGTACCGGCATGTCAAACAGGAGGGAGGAGCGGGCCAGTTCGCCCATGTCGTCCTCGACGTGGAGCCGCTCGACGCCGCCGAAGCCACCGGCGGCAACGCGGAGGGCTTCGTGTTCCGTTCGGCTGTCACGGGTGGCCGGGTGCCGCAGGAGTATGTGCGCGCGGTCGAGGCCGGATGCCGGGACGCGCTGGCCGAGGGTCCCCTCGGCGGGCACCCGGTCACCGGGCTGCGGGTCACGCTGACCGACGGCGCCACCCACGCCAAGGACTCCTCGGAGATGGCGTTCCGCACGGCGGGCCGCTTCGCGCTGCGCGAGGCCCTGCGCACGAGCACCATGGCGCTTCTGGAGCCGGTCATCGAGGTCACGGTCACGGTGCCGGACAGCGCGGTGGGCGCGGTCCTGGGTGACCTGGCGGCTCGGCGCGGCAGGGTCTCGGGGTCGGTCGCCCGGGCGGGCACCGCGGTGGTCACCGCGACCGTGCCGCTGGCCGAGCTGTTCGGCTACGCGTCCCGGCTGCGCGGCCGCACCCAGGGTCGGGGCACCTTCACCACGCGGCCCGCGGGCTACGCCCAGGTCCCGGCGGGGGTGGCGGACACCCTGCTGACCCGCTAG
- a CDS encoding glycosyltransferase family 2 protein, whose amino-acid sequence MSSYPSRPDRRAEKRRRRNASAVTAYRRAARGCGPLANPRREVGFLSVLDTRDRISLTALVTATALADLVFIGWLLLPEHVPGPGVTGLGGFGLCLARVGFCLVIAVEAIKVVQAVAIWVFAYRARDPIPMTPPGRLRVAMLTTIVPSKEPLAVVQRTLRAMLEVERWDCAVDVWILDEGNDPTVRQMAARLGVHHFSRKDRPEYNRPSGPFRARTKSGNHNAWRAEHENRYDVVAQMDPDHVPLPCFLERTLGYFHDPDTAFVVAPQVYGNAYDNWVAHGASVQQYLFSSIVERGGNGLDAPLLIGTNHLYRVAAWQQIGGYQDSIIEDHLTSMRVHGTLNPATGQGWKGVYTPDVVAVGEGPTTWTDYFNQQKRWAYGIWEIKLNPRLRQGIRLRPRQRLLYDLVQFYYPSIAVNLALGTLATALYMLLGVSSIQLPGLPWFLLWSAGMAGSFALWLWLRRFNLAEHERREIGMAGILLTLFAGPVYIAAAVNALLRRPLAYVVTAKGDLRSAESPRTFRLHLIWALLAGGLFVVSFLHHHDYTGMRIWTLLCLAAGSAPPLLALADGVSTRLRTARADP is encoded by the coding sequence ATGTCCAGTTATCCATCCCGGCCGGACCGGCGCGCCGAGAAGAGGCGCCGCCGCAACGCGTCGGCCGTCACGGCCTATCGGCGTGCGGCCCGGGGCTGCGGCCCGCTGGCCAACCCGCGCCGGGAGGTGGGGTTCCTCTCCGTGCTGGACACACGTGACCGGATCTCGCTCACGGCACTGGTCACCGCGACCGCCCTGGCCGACCTCGTCTTCATCGGCTGGCTGCTCCTGCCCGAGCATGTGCCCGGCCCCGGCGTCACGGGCCTGGGCGGGTTCGGGTTGTGTCTGGCCCGGGTCGGGTTCTGCCTGGTCATCGCGGTCGAGGCGATCAAAGTCGTGCAGGCGGTGGCGATTTGGGTGTTCGCCTACCGGGCGCGGGACCCCATTCCCATGACCCCGCCGGGCAGGCTGCGGGTCGCCATGCTGACGACGATCGTGCCCTCCAAGGAGCCCCTCGCCGTCGTACAGCGGACACTGCGGGCCATGCTGGAAGTGGAGCGCTGGGACTGCGCGGTGGACGTGTGGATCCTGGACGAGGGCAACGACCCGACCGTACGGCAGATGGCCGCGCGCCTGGGCGTCCACCACTTCAGCCGCAAGGACCGGCCCGAGTACAACCGCCCGTCGGGCCCGTTCCGCGCCCGCACCAAGTCCGGGAACCACAACGCCTGGCGCGCCGAGCACGAGAACCGGTACGACGTGGTCGCCCAGATGGACCCGGACCACGTGCCGCTGCCGTGCTTCCTGGAGCGGACCCTGGGCTACTTCCACGACCCCGACACCGCGTTCGTGGTCGCCCCGCAGGTGTACGGGAACGCGTACGACAACTGGGTCGCGCACGGCGCCTCCGTACAGCAGTACCTGTTCAGCAGCATCGTCGAGCGGGGCGGCAACGGCCTGGACGCCCCCTTGCTCATCGGCACCAACCACCTCTACCGGGTGGCCGCCTGGCAGCAGATCGGCGGCTACCAGGACTCGATCATCGAGGACCATCTGACCAGCATGCGGGTGCACGGGACGCTCAACCCCGCCACCGGACAAGGCTGGAAGGGCGTCTACACCCCCGACGTGGTGGCCGTGGGCGAGGGGCCGACGACCTGGACCGACTACTTCAACCAGCAGAAGCGCTGGGCGTACGGCATCTGGGAGATCAAGCTCAACCCCAGGCTGAGGCAGGGCATCCGCCTCAGGCCCCGCCAGCGGCTGCTGTACGACCTCGTGCAGTTCTACTACCCGAGCATCGCGGTGAACCTGGCGCTCGGCACCCTCGCCACCGCCCTGTACATGCTGCTGGGGGTGTCGTCGATCCAACTACCTGGGCTGCCCTGGTTCCTGCTGTGGTCGGCGGGCATGGCCGGGTCGTTCGCGCTGTGGCTGTGGCTGCGCCGGTTCAACCTCGCCGAACACGAGAGGCGCGAGATCGGCATGGCGGGCATCCTGCTGACGCTGTTCGCCGGGCCCGTGTACATCGCCGCCGCGGTGAACGCCCTGCTGCGGCGCCCGCTCGCATACGTCGTCACCGCCAAGGGCGACCTGCGCAGCGCCGAGTCGCCGCGCACCTTCCGGCTGCATCTGATCTGGGCGCTGCTGGCCGGGGGCCTGTTTGTCGTCAGCTTCCTGCACCACCACGACTACACGGGCATGCGGATCTGGACGCTGCTGTGTCTGGCGGCCGGGTCGGCGCCGCCCCTGCTCGCACTGGCCGACGGTGTCTCCACGCGTCTGCGCACCGCGAGGGCCGACCCGTGA
- a CDS encoding glycoside hydrolase family 26 protein: MRITAPRVLALLCAVVLCWYTFQVAPDLADRGRRAAAARADAVLPPTTRLPGAGNSTPHPGTPFPAPGKAFLGVFTSQGTHDFTEAADFTRQTGHRPQVFEFSADWAHDRFDAAAIDRVAERGMLPMVAWEPWDHVKEAKEPRLRGEQPAYRLSRIAHGDFDAYVRSWARGIASLGYPVAIRFAHEMNGYWYPWCEQSNGNSRGEYVQAWRHIHQVFDAAGAHNAVWVWSPNVSYTNSTPLTRLYPGDAYVDWVGLSGYYGTVGKENYQSFDALFTPTRTELRRFTRKPLVITEVGATDAAGRKAEWITGMFRSLPRHRDIIGVIWYQAVKEIDWRVGTSPASSTAFTTGASAARYQQHWGPGTTPRLR; the protein is encoded by the coding sequence GTGAGGATCACCGCGCCACGGGTGCTCGCGCTGCTCTGCGCCGTCGTCCTGTGCTGGTACACCTTCCAGGTGGCCCCGGACCTCGCGGACCGAGGCCGCCGCGCGGCGGCCGCCCGCGCCGACGCCGTCCTGCCCCCGACGACCCGACTGCCGGGCGCCGGAAACAGCACACCTCACCCCGGAACACCCTTCCCCGCCCCCGGAAAGGCGTTCCTCGGCGTCTTCACCTCCCAGGGCACCCATGACTTCACGGAGGCCGCCGACTTCACCCGCCAGACCGGGCACCGGCCGCAGGTCTTCGAGTTCTCGGCCGACTGGGCGCACGACCGCTTCGACGCGGCGGCCATCGACCGGGTGGCCGAGCGGGGCATGCTGCCCATGGTCGCCTGGGAGCCGTGGGACCACGTCAAGGAGGCCAAGGAACCTAGACTGCGCGGCGAACAACCCGCGTACCGCCTGTCCCGGATCGCCCACGGCGACTTCGACGCGTACGTACGCTCATGGGCACGCGGCATCGCCTCCCTCGGCTACCCGGTGGCCATCCGCTTCGCCCATGAGATGAACGGCTACTGGTATCCCTGGTGCGAACAGTCCAACGGCAACAGCCGCGGGGAGTACGTGCAGGCGTGGCGCCACATCCACCAGGTCTTCGACGCGGCGGGCGCGCACAACGCGGTGTGGGTGTGGAGCCCCAACGTGAGCTACACCAACTCCACACCACTGACCCGCCTCTACCCCGGAGACGCGTACGTGGACTGGGTGGGTCTGTCCGGCTACTACGGCACCGTGGGCAAGGAGAACTACCAGTCCTTCGACGCCCTCTTCACCCCCACCCGCACCGAACTGCGCCGCTTCACCCGCAAGCCGCTGGTCATCACCGAGGTCGGCGCCACCGACGCGGCCGGACGCAAGGCCGAGTGGATCACCGGCATGTTCCGCTCGCTGCCCCGCCACCGCGACATCATCGGCGTCATCTGGTACCAGGCCGTGAAGGAGATCGACTGGCGCGTGGGCACCTCCCCCGCGTCCTCGACCGCCTTCACCACAGGCGCTTCGGCCGCCCGCTACCAGCAGCACTGGGGGCCGGGCACGACGCCACGGCTGCGCTGA
- a CDS encoding AraC family transcriptional regulator yields the protein MDILTEALASMRTGHPTSVRTNGRAPWGLRLPAVAGAGFHVVLYGTCWLVPLEDSPPHLKPIPLNPGDVVFLRDGRGHILADHPSTVAVEAKAEQCRGGAPLGSVTVGGEGPEASLLCGNYHLDQGRAHPLVHQLPEVIHLQTRHGRHPELSAAVQLLGSELENPRIGSDGIVPTLIDSLLLYILRAWLEEQSPAAARGWAAALGDSAVAPALSAIHADPSAQWTVESLAERAGLSRAAFARRFAALVGEPPMAYLTRWRMTTAARLLRETDAPLTSVAARTGYGSEFAFAKAFKREYGLAPGGYRRQTRAA from the coding sequence ATGGACATCCTCACTGAGGCGCTGGCCTCGATGCGCACGGGACACCCGACGTCCGTACGGACCAACGGCCGCGCCCCCTGGGGCCTGCGGCTGCCGGCGGTCGCGGGGGCCGGGTTCCATGTGGTGCTGTACGGGACGTGCTGGCTGGTCCCCCTGGAGGACTCACCACCGCACCTCAAACCGATCCCGCTGAACCCCGGCGACGTGGTCTTCCTGCGCGACGGGCGGGGCCACATCCTCGCCGACCACCCCTCCACCGTGGCGGTGGAGGCCAAGGCCGAGCAGTGCCGAGGGGGTGCGCCGCTCGGCTCGGTCACGGTCGGCGGCGAGGGCCCCGAGGCGAGTCTGCTGTGCGGCAACTACCACCTGGACCAGGGTCGCGCGCACCCCTTGGTGCACCAGTTGCCCGAGGTGATCCACCTCCAGACGCGGCACGGCCGCCACCCCGAACTGAGCGCCGCCGTCCAGCTCCTCGGCTCCGAGCTGGAGAACCCGCGCATCGGCTCGGACGGCATCGTGCCCACGCTGATCGACTCGCTGCTGCTCTACATCCTGCGGGCCTGGCTGGAGGAGCAGTCTCCGGCCGCGGCCCGGGGCTGGGCGGCGGCCCTGGGCGACTCGGCGGTGGCACCTGCCCTGTCGGCCATCCACGCGGACCCGTCGGCCCAGTGGACGGTCGAGTCGCTGGCCGAGCGGGCCGGGCTGTCCCGGGCCGCGTTCGCCCGGCGGTTCGCCGCGCTGGTGGGCGAGCCGCCGATGGCGTATCTGACGCGCTGGCGCATGACGACGGCCGCGCGGCTGCTGCGCGAGACCGACGCCCCGCTGACGTCCGTCGCGGCGCGCACCGGTTACGGCTCGGAGTTCGCCTTCGCCAAGGCCTTCAAGCGCGAGTACGGCCTGGCCCCCGGCGGCTACCGCCGCCAGACCAGGGCGGCCTGA
- a CDS encoding peptidylprolyl isomerase codes for MLRKPYALLAAAALLPLGAATQAAAAAPAAPGSATACTYTPAVPADNFKGIPVFDPVKAAKPYSATLRTGQGAITFQALTDKAPCTTYSFKFLAQRDYFNRSHCHRLTTARIYVLQCGDPTGTGSGGPGYSFPDENLTGATYPAGTVAMANAGPNTNGSQFFFVWKDTKLSPAYTPFGKVTAGLDVLQKIAAGGEDDQNGPGDGFPTLPVNIKRVQIKNR; via the coding sequence GTGCTCCGTAAGCCGTACGCCCTGCTCGCCGCTGCCGCCCTGCTGCCCCTCGGTGCCGCGACGCAGGCCGCAGCCGCCGCCCCGGCCGCCCCCGGGTCCGCGACCGCCTGCACCTATACGCCGGCCGTGCCCGCGGACAACTTCAAGGGGATACCGGTCTTCGACCCGGTGAAGGCCGCCAAGCCCTACAGCGCCACCCTGCGCACCGGCCAGGGCGCCATCACCTTCCAGGCGCTCACGGACAAGGCCCCGTGCACCACGTACTCCTTCAAGTTCCTCGCCCAGCGCGACTACTTCAACCGCTCGCACTGCCACCGGCTCACCACGGCCCGCATCTATGTGCTCCAGTGCGGCGACCCCACCGGCACCGGAAGCGGCGGCCCCGGCTACTCCTTCCCCGACGAGAACCTCACCGGCGCCACCTATCCGGCCGGTACGGTGGCGATGGCCAACGCCGGGCCGAACACCAACGGCAGCCAGTTCTTCTTCGTCTGGAAGGACACCAAACTCTCCCCGGCCTACACGCCGTTCGGGAAGGTCACGGCCGGTCTCGACGTGCTGCAGAAGATCGCCGCGGGCGGCGAGGACGACCAGAACGGGCCCGGTGACGGGTTCCCGACGCTGCCGGTGAACATCAAGCGCGTACAGATCAAGAACCGGTAG